One genomic window of Deinococcus aetherius includes the following:
- a CDS encoding sigma-54-dependent transcriptional regulator family protein codes for MDERLIRERERLERAWQQYITSRPEESVPREPIPDEVVASWARSAQTVPPERVSAPVENDADVRHAWQESRLEHASRPLLAELTGLAEDGDLIVAIGDAGGQLLWTSGSERMHRLASGINFVPGGHWDEYSVGTNALALALRTRQAVRVFAAEHYVQTVHDWVCYSAPIRDPRSGELLGVLDFSTTWERSTPLGLASIRHYAGLIEAGLTAGQSAAEGLTLRLCGPPRALLRGRPLHLTPRQHELLAVMALCPNGLTLDAMHAHVYGDLPVSLSTLKSEISTLRALLGGAVASRPYRLTLEVSFDALNVEAALLSGHPGRALDTYNGPLLPHSASPLLTYWREYLDAALREAVSRSGDPELLWRYTNRFDDSELLLDLETLLAPRDPRLPMVRARRAALGEM; via the coding sequence ATGGACGAACGGCTCATCCGGGAGCGTGAGCGGCTGGAACGCGCCTGGCAGCAGTACATCACCTCGCGGCCGGAGGAGTCCGTGCCCAGGGAGCCCATCCCCGACGAGGTGGTGGCGTCGTGGGCCCGTTCCGCCCAGACGGTGCCCCCCGAGCGGGTCTCGGCGCCCGTCGAGAACGACGCCGACGTGCGGCACGCCTGGCAGGAGTCCCGGCTGGAACACGCGAGCCGTCCCCTCCTGGCCGAACTGACGGGCCTCGCCGAGGACGGCGACCTGATCGTCGCCATCGGGGACGCGGGCGGGCAACTCCTGTGGACGAGCGGCAGCGAGCGGATGCACCGCCTGGCGAGCGGCATCAACTTCGTGCCCGGCGGCCACTGGGACGAGTACAGCGTGGGCACGAACGCCCTTGCCCTCGCCCTGCGCACCCGGCAGGCCGTGCGGGTCTTCGCCGCCGAGCACTACGTCCAGACCGTCCACGACTGGGTGTGCTACTCCGCGCCCATCCGCGACCCCCGGTCCGGGGAGCTTCTGGGCGTCCTCGACTTCAGCACGACCTGGGAGCGCAGCACGCCGCTCGGGCTGGCGAGCATCCGGCACTACGCGGGCCTGATCGAGGCGGGGCTGACCGCGGGCCAGAGCGCGGCCGAGGGCCTGACCCTGCGGCTGTGCGGCCCGCCGCGCGCCCTGCTGCGTGGTCGCCCCCTGCACCTCACGCCGAGGCAGCACGAGCTGCTGGCGGTGATGGCGCTGTGCCCGAACGGGCTCACCCTCGACGCCATGCACGCGCACGTGTACGGCGACCTGCCCGTCAGCCTCAGCACCCTCAAGTCCGAGATCAGCACCCTGCGCGCCCTGCTCGGCGGGGCCGTCGCCTCCCGCCCCTACCGCCTGACGCTGGAAGTAAGCTTCGACGCCTTGAACGTCGAGGCCGCCCTGCTCTCGGGCCACCCCGGGCGGGCGCTCGACACGTACAACGGGCCGCTCCTGCCCCACAGCGCCTCGCCGCTCCTCACCTACTGGCGCGAGTACCTCGACGCCGCCCTGCGCGAGGCCGTGTCGCGCTCGGGCGACCCCGAACTGCTCTGGCGCTACACCAACCGCTTCGACGACTCCGAACTCCTCCTCGACCTCGAAACCCTGCTCGCCCCGCGTGACCCGAGGCTGCCGATGGTCCGGGCCCGGCGGGCGGCGCTGGGGGAGATGTAG
- a CDS encoding MFS transporter, with protein sequence MSQPALEGTAQAAPGRWSALSRLAVAVVLAMAPWFSAAAVLPQLRAAWVLTDAAASWLTLAVQLGFVAGAVLSAALNLADRVPPRRLILAGALLAAGANLGLLVAGGPVAAGVLRALTGAALALVYPPALKAMSAWFRTGRGVALGVMVGALTLGSALPHLVNGLGGANWRGVILTTSLLAALGGLIAARVGEGPHRFPPAVFRPAQAWRILRSRGVGLATLGYLGHMWELYAMWAWFAAFFGGVLTAGGLTDSGRGAAYATFAVVGVGALGCYAGGVLGDRWGRTRLTALAMGLSGGCALVLAAFSHAAPPVVLALSLFWGFWIIADSAQFSTIVSEVADPAYVGTALTAQLALGFTLTAASIALVPVLVRAGGWSLAFTVLAVGPLLGVVAMRRLARAPEAARIAGGRG encoded by the coding sequence ATGTCACAACCTGCCTTGGAGGGGACGGCCCAGGCTGCCCCGGGACGCTGGTCGGCCCTGTCGCGCCTCGCGGTCGCCGTGGTGCTGGCGATGGCACCGTGGTTCTCGGCGGCGGCGGTGTTGCCGCAGTTGCGGGCGGCGTGGGTTCTTACGGACGCGGCGGCCTCCTGGCTCACGCTCGCCGTACAACTCGGCTTCGTGGCCGGGGCGGTGCTGAGTGCGGCGCTTAACCTCGCCGACCGGGTGCCGCCCCGGCGGCTGATCCTGGCGGGGGCGCTCCTCGCCGCCGGGGCGAACCTGGGGCTGCTCGTGGCGGGGGGTCCGGTGGCCGCCGGGGTGCTGCGGGCGCTCACCGGGGCCGCGCTCGCGCTCGTGTACCCCCCGGCGCTCAAGGCGATGTCGGCGTGGTTTCGCACCGGGCGGGGCGTGGCCCTCGGCGTGATGGTCGGGGCGCTCACCCTCGGCTCGGCGCTGCCGCACCTCGTGAACGGGCTGGGGGGGGCGAACTGGCGGGGCGTCATCCTCACGACGAGTCTGCTCGCCGCGCTGGGAGGACTCATCGCCGCGCGGGTGGGGGAGGGGCCGCACCGCTTCCCGCCCGCCGTGTTCCGGCCCGCGCAGGCGTGGCGCATCCTGCGGAGCCGGGGGGTAGGGCTCGCCACCCTGGGCTACCTGGGGCACATGTGGGAGCTGTACGCGATGTGGGCGTGGTTCGCGGCCTTCTTCGGCGGGGTGCTCACGGCGGGTGGCCTGACCGATTCGGGGCGGGGCGCCGCCTACGCGACCTTCGCGGTCGTGGGGGTCGGCGCGCTGGGCTGTTACGCGGGCGGGGTCCTCGGGGACCGCTGGGGGCGCACACGGCTCACCGCGCTCGCCATGGGGCTCTCGGGGGGTTGCGCCCTCGTGCTCGCGGCCTTCTCGCACGCCGCGCCCCCGGTGGTGCTGGCGCTGAGCCTTTTCTGGGGCTTCTGGATCATCGCCGACTCGGCGCAGTTCTCCACCATCGTGAGCGAGGTCGCCGACCCCGCCTACGTGGGCACGGCGCTGACCGCGCAACTCGCGCTGGGCTTCACCCTCACCGCCGCGAGCATCGCGCTCGTGCCCGTGCTCGTGCGCGCGGGGGGTTGGTCGCTGGCCTTCACGGTCCTCGCGGTGGGGCCGCTGCTGGGAGTGGTCGCCATGCGGCGGCTCGCCCGCGCTCCCGAGGCGGCGCGAATTGCGGGTGGTCGCGGCTGA
- a CDS encoding ABC transporter permease codes for MQRVQPHRAQAAPARRPRWGRRALPALGLGLLVLAWPLASAALGADVFPGPGETLRFLAREAGRGTLWTNVGITLWRVLAAFAFALLLGAPLGWALGTHPRFAALASPWLAVGLTVPRILILLAAYLVVGLNERALIAAITLILLPTVAVQVREGVRSLDPRLSDMARAFRVSPGQTLRHVTLPQLWPALLGAARVTLSLSWKMVVFGEVFGRTSGVGYMIAFYFQQFEMRGILAYGLVMTLILSAVDYGLAALGERVFAWRRTG; via the coding sequence ATGCAGCGCGTCCAGCCCCACCGCGCCCAAGCCGCGCCCGCCCGCCGTCCGCGGTGGGGGCGCCGGGCACTGCCCGCGCTCGGGCTGGGGCTGCTCGTCCTCGCGTGGCCGCTGGCGAGCGCGGCGCTGGGAGCGGACGTCTTTCCCGGCCCCGGCGAAACCCTGCGCTTCCTGGCGCGGGAGGCCGGGCGGGGGACCCTCTGGACGAACGTGGGGATCACGCTCTGGAGGGTGCTGGCGGCCTTCGCCTTCGCGCTGCTCTTGGGGGCGCCGCTGGGGTGGGCGCTGGGCACACATCCCCGGTTCGCGGCGCTCGCCTCCCCCTGGCTGGCGGTCGGGCTGACGGTGCCGCGCATCCTGATCCTGCTCGCGGCGTACCTCGTCGTGGGGCTGAACGAGCGGGCTCTCATCGCGGCGATCACGCTGATCCTGCTGCCCACCGTCGCCGTTCAGGTGCGGGAGGGGGTGCGGTCGCTCGACCCCCGGCTCTCCGACATGGCGCGGGCGTTCCGGGTCTCCCCGGGGCAGACCCTGCGCCACGTCACGCTGCCGCAACTGTGGCCCGCCCTGCTGGGGGCGGCGCGGGTGACGCTGAGCCTCTCGTGGAAGATGGTCGTGTTCGGCGAGGTGTTCGGGCGCACGAGCGGCGTGGGGTACATGATCGCCTTCTACTTTCAGCAGTTCGAGATGCGCGGCATCCTCGCCTACGGCCTGGTGATGACGCTGATCCTGTCGGCGGTCGACTACGGGCTGGCCGCGCTGGGCGAACGGGTCTTCGCGTGGCGGAGGACCGGGTGA
- a CDS encoding substrate-binding periplasmic protein, whose protein sequence is MNRLKPLLALLALGLPGPALAQQDPSSPTSTTGFLRTDNTMLFCLDQQNPIWRFEQDLALAVARSLGRKAEFYVHRTPLPGLDTSPQPLDRLELLRLFAHRCDIYPGLVGSTTPAFDYPADEQMYATRPYLKVSYVFASRDPKVKTLNALPKTTPLSMERNGLPAYFMYATRKGQFTDRPVTTAARLVQDLVTGKTKAGLVFAPQLYGRQKDLAKVGLTATPVTTLPNMTWYVIYGLRRDRPSLRTQLDSAIVRLIRRGEIQRLLAKHGLDRPGIAVASVSDRRPASESYKDEGPGR, encoded by the coding sequence ATGAACCGCCTCAAGCCGCTGCTGGCCCTGCTCGCCCTCGGGCTGCCGGGGCCCGCGCTCGCCCAGCAGGACCCCAGTTCGCCGACGAGCACCACGGGTTTCTTGCGGACCGACAACACCATGCTCTTCTGCCTCGACCAGCAAAACCCGATCTGGCGCTTCGAGCAGGACCTCGCCCTCGCCGTCGCCCGCTCGCTGGGGCGCAAGGCGGAGTTCTACGTCCACCGCACGCCGCTGCCGGGCCTCGACACCTCGCCGCAACCGCTCGACCGCCTCGAACTCCTGCGCCTCTTCGCCCACCGCTGCGACATCTACCCGGGACTCGTGGGCAGCACTACCCCCGCCTTCGACTACCCCGCCGACGAGCAGATGTACGCCACCCGCCCCTACCTCAAGGTGAGCTACGTCTTCGCCAGCCGTGACCCCAAGGTGAAGACGCTGAATGCCCTACCGAAGACCACGCCGCTGAGCATGGAACGCAACGGTTTGCCCGCCTATTTCATGTACGCGACCCGCAAAGGGCAATTCACCGACCGCCCGGTGACGACCGCCGCCCGGCTCGTGCAGGACCTCGTGACGGGGAAGACGAAGGCGGGTCTCGTCTTCGCGCCCCAACTGTACGGACGGCAGAAGGACCTGGCGAAGGTGGGGCTCACCGCCACTCCGGTCACGACCCTGCCCAACATGACGTGGTACGTGATCTACGGGCTGCGGCGTGACCGGCCCAGCCTGCGCACCCAGCTCGACTCGGCCATTGTGCGCCTGATCCGGCGCGGCGAGATTCAGCGGCTTCTCGCCAAGCACGGGCTCGACCGACCCGGAATCGCGGTGGCGAGCGTGAGTGACCGCCGTCCCGCCTCCGAGTCGTACAAGGACGAGGGGCCCGGGCGGTGA
- a CDS encoding ABC transporter substrate-binding protein: MAQQGKKGRWGPWALAGALLLAGGAGAQTRTVNVGLQAGGTLSWVTYAIGYFGIDRDLGLKVNARTYASKDATRVALRSGDTQVVVDDFLEVTLLRSRGFPVTAVYPFSLLTGGVIVPAASDIRTVADLKGKTIGATSLTDKTLLLLRAYARAKAGFDPQTAAQVASVPSPTMDQFMGRGEIQAALPFWHHGARMVSTGKYRQLISTGDLLRGLGLKPNVPLLYLVARNDTDPETLRLFVKAVLLAEERMKQDGGYWDAMLKEGLYNLPDRAQLPALRTQWAAGLPKGWSAADLNNTLLLTRRMIEVAGPDVVGLNRLDTRAFDTRFRP, encoded by the coding sequence GTGGCTCAGCAAGGAAAGAAGGGACGATGGGGGCCGTGGGCGCTCGCCGGGGCGCTGCTCCTCGCGGGGGGGGCGGGGGCGCAGACACGCACCGTCAACGTCGGCCTCCAGGCGGGCGGCACCCTCTCCTGGGTCACCTACGCCATCGGATACTTCGGCATCGACCGGGACCTGGGGCTGAAGGTGAACGCGAGGACGTACGCGAGCAAGGACGCCACCCGCGTCGCGCTGCGCTCGGGGGACACGCAGGTCGTCGTGGACGACTTTCTGGAGGTCACGCTGCTGCGCTCCCGTGGCTTTCCCGTCACCGCCGTGTACCCCTTCAGCCTCCTCACGGGCGGGGTGATCGTGCCCGCCGCGAGCGACATCCGCACGGTCGCCGACCTGAAGGGCAAGACCATCGGCGCGACGAGCCTCACCGACAAGACGCTGCTGCTGCTGCGCGCCTACGCCCGCGCGAAGGCAGGGTTCGACCCCCAGACCGCGGCCCAGGTCGCCTCGGTGCCGAGTCCCACGATGGACCAGTTCATGGGCCGGGGGGAGATTCAGGCGGCCCTGCCCTTCTGGCACCACGGCGCCCGCATGGTGAGCACCGGGAAGTACCGCCAGCTCATCTCCACGGGGGACCTCCTGCGCGGCCTGGGCCTGAAGCCCAACGTCCCGCTGCTGTACCTCGTCGCCCGCAACGACACCGACCCCGAGACGCTGCGCCTCTTCGTGAAGGCCGTCCTCCTCGCCGAGGAGCGGATGAAACAGGACGGCGGGTACTGGGACGCGATGCTAAAGGAGGGGCTGTACAACCTGCCCGACCGCGCGCAGCTTCCCGCCCTGCGGACCCAATGGGCCGCCGGGTTGCCGAAGGGGTGGAGCGCCGCCGATCTCAACAACACCCTCCTTCTCACCCGCCGGATGATCGAGGTGGCCGGGCCCGACGTGGTGGGCCTGAACCGGCTGGACACCCGCGCCTTCGACACCCGCTTCCGGCCCTGA
- a CDS encoding QcrA and Rieske domain-containing protein gives MTDTPPKPQTSRRTFIKLTAVTGAAVALGHRAGAQTASSPARSGDLLMYQEGPKKGQPVKAADLKEGVAVWAMAVDPATKKPRDAMKSGVVVVRLKPSEIKDSSKKNASGGVVAYSSVCTHQGCPVKEIGSLGQGKGNIICTCHGSIFDPRDNATVLGGPAPRRLAALPLKAGAGGDLMAAAEFTGKIGPK, from the coding sequence ATGACCGACACGCCCCCCAAGCCGCAGACCAGCCGCCGCACCTTCATCAAGTTGACCGCCGTAACCGGCGCCGCCGTCGCCCTCGGGCACCGCGCCGGGGCCCAGACGGCGAGCAGCCCCGCCAGAAGCGGCGACCTGCTGATGTACCAGGAGGGCCCCAAGAAGGGCCAGCCCGTCAAGGCCGCCGACTTGAAGGAGGGCGTGGCCGTCTGGGCGATGGCGGTGGACCCCGCCACGAAAAAGCCCCGCGACGCCATGAAATCGGGCGTGGTCGTCGTGCGGCTCAAGCCCAGCGAGATCAAGGACAGCTCTAAGAAAAACGCCTCGGGCGGCGTGGTCGCCTATTCCAGCGTCTGCACCCACCAGGGCTGCCCGGTCAAGGAGATCGGCTCGCTCGGTCAGGGCAAGGGCAACATCATCTGCACCTGCCACGGCTCGATCTTCGACCCGCGCGACAACGCGACCGTCCTCGGGGGGCCCGCGCCCCGCCGCCTCGCCGCCCTGCCGCTCAAGGCGGGCGCAGGCGGGGACCTGATGGCTGCCGCCGAGTTCACCGGCAAAATCGGGCCGAAGTAA
- a CDS encoding ATP-binding protein, which produces MDRRVAAPLPAGLGPLLGREHDLKHLARLLRGGSRLITLRGPGGIGKTALALHLAHAVRGEYDHVQVVDLTHLRDPAEVLGAVAATLPAHDRSLPPGRLILDFTGQHRTLLVLDNFEQLLPAASHLGDLLSETATLQLVVTSRSALHLHDEREYPVGPLALPERAQHAASSPAVQLFVARAQATSPAFELNALNTAQVIRLCGVLEGVPLALELAAARLRTYALPDLLARLERPLEVLRADFRDRPERLRSLRAAVQWSYDLLSEDDRAVFECCAVFEGSFTPEALTEVWGSPDVLDGAESLLEQSFLQRLDTPDTRWRMLQPLRELAAEHLDGHPQAPLWRERHALYFLKMTEELFLRWEHTNTDDRAAYLPHYPNVRAGMVWVIEQGRADLAYRYLGVVGALWAPFGLFVQEVPLVERVLALPAPADRRVLLRALEVSVDSLNSVGQYQARNARLREVLALCRELGDVESAAWASLNLIPVAWEEGRGEEAWETVQRVLREYRERVGDGPQTRKQRMLRASAHLHGALTLLELGRHAEALEYATLARQYFREAGNAMFDLESGTVMGMLMLHLHRLPEARTLLLACLHDAADKGFRGVAEEVLRWGLIFLAARLQDWNAVAQFTAFVNDPAFEYAPSVPDRQLRHDIAQAREALGEAGFRDAWEAGTHLRLPDVVELAERLARGPRHPPQRSASGADLTPREREVLALVSQGHPDRRIARLLGISPGTASKHVGNLLGKLGLRNRVELTRWAIEQAEPDSA; this is translated from the coding sequence ATGGACCGTCGGGTGGCGGCGCCGCTTCCGGCAGGGCTCGGCCCCCTCCTCGGCCGCGAGCACGACCTGAAGCACCTCGCGCGGCTTCTGCGGGGCGGGTCCCGGTTGATCACCCTGCGCGGCCCCGGCGGCATCGGCAAAACGGCCCTCGCCCTGCACCTCGCCCACGCGGTTCGCGGCGAGTACGATCACGTTCAGGTCGTGGACCTGACCCACCTGCGTGACCCGGCCGAGGTGCTCGGCGCCGTCGCCGCGACGCTCCCCGCGCACGACCGTTCCTTGCCGCCCGGGCGGCTGATCCTCGACTTCACCGGGCAGCACCGGACGCTCCTGGTCCTCGATAATTTCGAGCAGCTCCTCCCGGCCGCGTCGCACCTGGGCGACCTGCTCTCCGAGACCGCCACCCTCCAGCTCGTGGTGACGAGCCGCTCGGCGCTGCACCTGCACGACGAACGGGAGTACCCGGTCGGGCCGCTGGCCCTGCCGGAACGCGCCCAGCACGCCGCGTCGAGCCCCGCCGTGCAGCTCTTCGTGGCGCGGGCCCAGGCCACCTCACCCGCCTTCGAACTGAACGCCCTCAACACGGCGCAGGTCATCCGGCTCTGCGGAGTTCTCGAAGGGGTGCCGCTGGCCCTGGAACTCGCCGCCGCCCGGTTGCGGACCTACGCGCTCCCGGACCTGCTCGCCCGGCTGGAGCGTCCTCTGGAGGTTCTGAGAGCGGACTTCCGGGACCGTCCGGAACGGCTGCGCTCGCTGCGGGCGGCCGTGCAGTGGAGTTACGACCTGCTGAGCGAGGACGACCGGGCCGTGTTCGAGTGCTGCGCGGTCTTCGAGGGCAGCTTCACCCCGGAGGCCCTGACCGAGGTCTGGGGATCGCCGGACGTGCTGGACGGGGCCGAATCCCTGCTGGAGCAGAGCTTCCTGCAACGCCTCGACACGCCCGACACGCGCTGGAGGATGCTGCAACCCCTGCGGGAACTCGCCGCCGAGCACCTGGACGGGCATCCTCAGGCCCCGCTCTGGCGCGAACGGCACGCCCTGTATTTCCTGAAGATGACCGAGGAGCTTTTCTTGCGCTGGGAACACACCAACACCGACGACCGCGCGGCGTACCTGCCGCACTATCCCAACGTCCGGGCCGGGATGGTCTGGGTGATCGAGCAGGGCCGGGCCGACCTCGCCTACCGCTACCTGGGGGTCGTCGGGGCACTGTGGGCACCCTTTGGCCTGTTCGTTCAGGAGGTACCGCTGGTGGAACGGGTCCTCGCGCTGCCTGCGCCCGCTGACCGGCGGGTGCTGCTGCGTGCGCTGGAGGTCAGCGTGGACAGCCTGAATTCCGTCGGGCAGTACCAGGCCCGCAACGCGCGTCTGCGCGAGGTCCTGGCGCTGTGCCGTGAGCTGGGCGACGTGGAGAGTGCGGCCTGGGCCAGCCTCAATCTCATCCCGGTGGCGTGGGAGGAGGGCCGCGGCGAGGAGGCCTGGGAGACCGTGCAGCGGGTCCTGCGCGAGTACCGGGAGCGGGTGGGTGACGGACCTCAGACCCGCAAACAGCGGATGCTGCGGGCGAGTGCTCACCTGCACGGCGCCCTGACCCTGCTGGAACTGGGCCGCCACGCTGAGGCCCTGGAGTACGCCACGCTGGCCCGGCAGTACTTCCGGGAGGCGGGCAACGCCATGTTCGACCTCGAATCCGGGACCGTCATGGGAATGTTGATGCTGCACCTGCACCGGCTGCCCGAAGCCCGGACGCTGCTGCTCGCCTGCCTGCACGACGCCGCCGACAAAGGCTTCAGGGGTGTGGCCGAGGAAGTCCTGCGCTGGGGCCTGATCTTCCTGGCCGCCAGGTTGCAGGACTGGAACGCTGTGGCGCAGTTCACGGCCTTCGTGAATGATCCCGCCTTTGAGTACGCGCCGAGTGTGCCGGACCGTCAGCTCCGGCACGACATAGCCCAGGCCCGTGAAGCGCTGGGCGAAGCGGGCTTCCGGGATGCCTGGGAGGCCGGAACGCACCTGCGGCTGCCGGACGTGGTGGAACTGGCTGAACGGCTGGCGCGGGGACCACGCCATCCCCCGCAGCGTTCGGCCTCCGGAGCGGACCTGACGCCCCGTGAGCGGGAGGTGCTGGCGCTGGTCTCGCAAGGCCACCCGGACCGCCGGATTGCCCGGCTGCTGGGCATCAGTCCGGGCACGGCGAGCAAGCACGTCGGCAACCTGCTCGGGAAGCTGGGATTACGCAACCGGGTGGAACTCACCCGCTGGGCCATCGAACAGGCCGAACCAGACTCCGCGTAG
- a CDS encoding ABC transporter ATP-binding protein produces the protein MTEPVIEVRGVRHAYGDIQALRGVDLHVPRGTFFALLGPNGAGKSTLVSLLSTLLPLQGGEARVAGFDVRRQSGRVRRTLGLVFQEPSLDERLTVLENLDFHGRIYGLPARERARRAEHVLGVVELNDWQNVTARILSRGMKRRLEIARGVMHDPALLMLDEPTTGLDVQSRRAVWTYLGELRRETGVSLLLTTHQIEEAEGADLVAIVDRGEVLAFGPPAELRERHGGTVVTLRGARPELRARLERRYPGNVEGSGDTLRLRVPDAGPLMASLAPELGDLGGLSVQPPSLEDVFLDLTGRALREDRPSLEAATLAFARGGGEHTR, from the coding sequence GTGACCGAGCCCGTCATCGAGGTGCGGGGGGTGCGGCACGCCTACGGGGACATCCAGGCGCTGCGCGGGGTGGACCTGCACGTTCCGCGCGGCACCTTCTTCGCCCTGCTGGGGCCGAACGGGGCGGGGAAGAGTACCCTCGTGAGCCTGCTCTCCACCCTGCTCCCCCTCCAGGGGGGCGAGGCGCGGGTGGCGGGCTTCGATGTGCGGCGCCAGAGCGGGCGGGTGCGACGGACCCTCGGCCTCGTCTTTCAGGAACCCAGCCTCGACGAGCGGCTGACCGTGCTCGAAAACCTCGACTTCCACGGGCGCATCTACGGCCTGCCCGCCCGCGAACGTGCGCGAAGAGCAGAACACGTCCTCGGCGTGGTGGAACTCAACGACTGGCAGAACGTGACCGCCCGTATCCTCTCGCGCGGGATGAAACGGCGCCTGGAGATCGCGCGCGGCGTCATGCACGACCCCGCCCTCCTGATGCTCGACGAGCCGACGACCGGGCTGGACGTGCAGAGCCGCCGCGCCGTGTGGACGTACCTGGGCGAGCTGCGCCGTGAGACAGGCGTGTCGCTGCTGCTGACCACCCACCAGATCGAGGAGGCGGAGGGGGCCGATCTCGTCGCCATCGTGGATAGGGGAGAGGTGCTGGCCTTCGGGCCGCCCGCCGAACTGAGGGAGCGGCACGGCGGCACGGTCGTCACCCTGCGCGGCGCCCGCCCCGAGTTGCGCGCCCGGCTGGAGCGGCGGTATCCGGGGAACGTGGAGGGGAGCGGCGACACCCTCCGCCTGCGCGTTCCCGACGCTGGACCCCTGATGGCAAGCCTCGCGCCCGAACTCGGCGACCTGGGAGGCCTGAGCGTGCAGCCGCCCAGCCTGGAGGACGTGTTTCTCGACCTGACCGGGCGGGCGCTGCGGGAAGACCGTCCCAGTCTGGAGGCGGCCACGCTCGCCTTTGCACGGGGCGGCGGGGAGCATACGCGGTGA
- a CDS encoding PQQ-dependent dehydrogenase, methanol/ethanol family codes for MRRILTAVLAMAGTWGAAQVGNYTSVTDARLQNPEASNWLMYRGNYSNWGYSPLNKITAANVSRLRPVWAFSTGQTEGHEAPAIVNNGVMFITSPMNKLFALDAASGKLLWKYERELPDDITSCCDVVNRGVAVYGDMVYMGTLDAHILAFNAKTGKIAWDRTIEDYKKRYTITSAPLVADGKLITGVHGGEYGIRGFLEAMNPKTGKSVWKSYTTVPASYPQGGSAQGGAPTWLTGSYDPATKTVYWGTGNPSPWMDPRRKASDDLKWSSSVIAVDVGTGRIKSGFQYSPNDAWDYDGVNEQILIDANINGKPTKAMVSAHRNGYLYLFDRTGGNVAYKGANKYVTVTAYKGLNAQGRPIWDPQHRPDIGKQVNACPSFLGGKNWQPAAYSPQTRLVYIPSNEWCMAIKGAQTKYAAGEAYVGAEFELSPVPNLGHVGKLQAVDPVTGKQVWKQTWNAPLWAGVLTTAGGLVFTGNTADRDFMAFDAANGKKLWSFKTNSGVIGTPVSYSVNGKQYIGVFSGYGGAIPLWAGPMAQLTKDTPRGGVFWVFAVD; via the coding sequence ATGCGAAGGATTCTGACGGCGGTACTGGCGATGGCAGGCACGTGGGGCGCGGCGCAGGTGGGGAACTATACGAGCGTCACCGACGCCCGGCTCCAGAACCCCGAGGCAAGCAACTGGCTGATGTACCGGGGCAATTACAGTAACTGGGGCTACTCGCCGCTCAACAAGATCACGGCCGCGAACGTGAGCCGCCTGCGCCCGGTGTGGGCCTTCTCGACCGGGCAGACCGAGGGCCACGAGGCGCCCGCCATCGTGAACAACGGGGTCATGTTCATCACCTCCCCCATGAACAAGCTCTTCGCCCTCGACGCCGCGAGCGGCAAGCTCCTGTGGAAGTACGAGCGCGAACTCCCCGACGACATCACGAGCTGCTGCGACGTGGTGAACCGGGGCGTGGCCGTGTACGGCGACATGGTGTACATGGGCACCCTCGACGCCCACATCCTCGCCTTCAACGCCAAGACCGGCAAGATCGCCTGGGACCGCACCATCGAGGACTACAAGAAGCGGTACACGATCACCTCCGCCCCCCTGGTCGCCGACGGCAAGCTCATCACCGGCGTCCACGGCGGCGAGTACGGCATCCGGGGCTTCCTGGAGGCGATGAACCCGAAGACCGGCAAGTCGGTGTGGAAGAGCTACACCACCGTCCCCGCGAGCTACCCGCAGGGCGGCTCGGCCCAGGGTGGCGCCCCCACCTGGCTCACCGGCTCGTACGACCCGGCGACCAAGACCGTGTACTGGGGCACCGGGAACCCGAGCCCCTGGATGGACCCCCGCCGCAAGGCCAGCGACGACCTGAAGTGGTCCTCCTCGGTGATCGCCGTGGACGTCGGCACCGGCCGCATCAAGTCGGGCTTCCAGTACTCGCCGAACGACGCCTGGGACTACGACGGGGTGAACGAGCAGATCCTGATCGACGCCAACATCAACGGCAAGCCGACGAAGGCGATGGTCTCGGCGCACCGCAACGGCTACCTGTACCTCTTCGACCGGACGGGCGGCAACGTGGCGTACAAGGGTGCGAACAAGTACGTGACCGTCACGGCCTACAAGGGCCTGAATGCCCAGGGCCGCCCTATCTGGGACCCGCAGCACCGCCCCGACATCGGTAAGCAGGTCAACGCCTGCCCGAGCTTCCTGGGGGGCAAGAACTGGCAGCCCGCCGCCTACTCCCCGCAGACGCGGCTGGTGTACATCCCCAGCAACGAGTGGTGCATGGCGATCAAGGGCGCCCAGACGAAGTACGCGGCGGGCGAGGCCTACGTGGGCGCGGAGTTCGAGCTGAGCCCGGTGCCCAACCTCGGCCACGTCGGCAAGCTGCAAGCCGTCGATCCCGTCACCGGCAAGCAGGTCTGGAAGCAGACGTGGAACGCGCCCCTGTGGGCCGGGGTGCTGACCACGGCGGGCGGCCTCGTCTTCACCGGCAACACTGCTGACCGTGACTTCATGGCCTTCGACGCCGCAAATGGCAAGAAGCTGTGGTCCTTCAAGACGAACTCGGGCGTGATCGGCACGCCGGTGAGCTACTCGGTGAACGGCAAGCAGTACATCGGCGTCTTCAGCGGCTACGGCGGCGCGATCCCGCTGTGGGCTGGGCCGATGGCGCAGCTCACCAAGGACACGCCGCGCGGCGGGGTCTTCTGGGTCTTCGCCGTCGATTGA